From Pirellulales bacterium, the proteins below share one genomic window:
- the nuoK gene encoding NADH-quinone oxidoreductase subunit NuoK yields MNEAALLNNSLLVGAALFSIGLVGFLARRNMIVMFLCAEMMLQGVSVSLVAWGRWHNNWDGQVLVIFILAVAACEAAIALALFLMLFQRRGNLDIAAWDELRESNLAAYTDDELPEVAEPQPRWPELTPAGVEPKIDEEEITHRSYV; encoded by the coding sequence ATGAACGAAGCCGCGCTTCTCAACAACTCGCTGCTAGTCGGGGCCGCATTGTTCTCGATTGGCCTCGTCGGCTTTCTCGCGCGGCGGAACATGATTGTGATGTTTCTCTGCGCCGAAATGATGTTACAAGGGGTCTCAGTCAGCCTCGTGGCCTGGGGTCGCTGGCACAACAACTGGGACGGCCAAGTGCTCGTGATTTTCATTCTTGCGGTGGCCGCCTGCGAAGCGGCCATTGCGCTCGCTCTGTTTCTCATGCTCTTTCAGCGCCGCGGCAACCTCGACATTGCCGCCTGGGACGAGCTACGAGAAAGCAATCTGGCTGCGTACACCGACGACGAATTGCCCGAAGTCGCCGAACCGCAACCACGTTGGCCCGAACTGACGCCGGCCGGCGTCGAACCCAAAATCGACGAGGAAGAAATCACGCATCGCAGTTACGTTTAG